A genomic segment from uncultured Alistipes sp. encodes:
- a CDS encoding HAD-IIA family hydrolase → MNTFYRYSSVWSREELLQRLSRIRHVALDMDGTIYMGSELFSWTLPFLSGLRQNGIGYSFLTNNSSKSIVDYLRKLADLGIRATREEMYTTTLAMIDYLRAHYPSVRRLFLLGTPSMISEFESAGYVSTADSAEDVPDAVVVAFDQTLAYNRLCRAAWWVKQGIPYLATNPDRVCPTNQPTVLVDCGSICGALELATSRKPDITLGKPDPNMLSGILQRHELRPDEIAMVGDRIYTDIEMAHNARALGVLVLSGETTLDVAEQASRPPELIVEHVGILGELLAEARTNG, encoded by the coding sequence ATGAATACGTTCTACCGATACAGCTCCGTCTGGAGCCGCGAGGAGCTGCTGCAACGGCTGTCGCGAATCCGTCATGTCGCCTTGGACATGGACGGTACGATCTACATGGGTTCGGAGTTGTTTTCCTGGACCCTTCCCTTTCTGTCCGGGCTTCGGCAGAACGGAATCGGCTACTCTTTTCTGACGAACAATTCGTCGAAATCGATTGTCGATTACCTGCGTAAACTCGCCGACCTGGGGATCCGGGCTACACGTGAGGAGATGTACACCACGACGCTGGCCATGATCGATTATCTGCGGGCTCATTATCCCTCCGTTCGGCGGCTTTTTCTACTGGGCACGCCCTCGATGATTTCGGAGTTCGAGTCGGCGGGTTACGTTTCGACCGCCGATTCGGCCGAGGATGTTCCGGATGCCGTGGTTGTAGCCTTCGACCAGACGCTTGCGTATAACAGGTTGTGCCGTGCGGCGTGGTGGGTCAAGCAGGGGATCCCTTACCTGGCGACGAATCCCGACCGGGTTTGCCCGACCAACCAACCGACGGTCCTGGTGGATTGTGGTTCGATCTGCGGGGCCCTCGAACTGGCGACCTCCCGCAAGCCGGACATTACGCTGGGGAAGCCGGATCCGAACATGCTGTCGGGTATTCTCCAGCGCCACGAACTCCGCCCCGATGAGATCGCTATGGTTGGAGACCGCATCTATACCGATATCGAGATGGCCCATAATGCCCGGGCTTTGGGTGTTCTGGTTCTTTCGGGCGAGACGACGCTTGATGTGGCGGAACAGGCTTCGCGTCCGCCCGAGTTGATCGTGGAGCATGTGGGAATTCTGGGCGAATTGCTTGCCGAGGCCCGAACCAACGGCTGA
- a CDS encoding threonine/serine exporter family protein has product MIAADILLDGLFAAVAAIGFGAISDPPMRAFPRIALLAAAGHALRFSMMNYADVDIASASLAAAMLIGFGSLWLGRGIRCPMTVLYIPALLPMVPGIYAYRSVFSLIMFLQSLNDPGQGMQYMQLFFLNATVSLSVIALLAAGATLPIFVFNRRAFSLTRRRKNDSPASRNPKQNEPATEPDAEPRNSGQ; this is encoded by the coding sequence ATGATCGCTGCGGACATCCTCCTCGACGGGCTCTTCGCAGCCGTGGCCGCCATCGGGTTCGGCGCCATCTCCGACCCGCCGATGCGGGCCTTCCCGCGCATCGCCCTGCTGGCCGCCGCAGGCCACGCCCTGCGCTTCTCGATGATGAACTACGCCGATGTAGACATCGCTTCGGCCTCGCTCGCGGCCGCCATGCTTATCGGATTCGGAAGCCTCTGGCTCGGACGCGGAATCCGCTGCCCGATGACGGTCCTCTACATCCCGGCGCTGCTGCCCATGGTCCCCGGCATCTACGCCTACAGGAGCGTCTTCTCGCTCATCATGTTCCTGCAGTCGCTCAATGACCCCGGGCAGGGAATGCAGTACATGCAGCTCTTCTTCCTCAACGCCACGGTCTCGCTGAGCGTCATCGCCCTGCTCGCCGCGGGAGCCACGCTGCCGATCTTCGTCTTCAACCGGAGGGCATTCTCCCTCACCCGGCGCCGGAAAAACGACAGCCCGGCCTCCCGGAACCCGAAACAGAATGAGCCCGCCACGGAACCCGACGCCGAACCCCGAAATTCAGGCCAATAG
- a CDS encoding RagB/SusD family nutrient uptake outer membrane protein: MKKQMHKVAAVALTALLVSCDTFLTKEPIAELGADTYFTNEKSLQLYADGFLQNMMPSPETLFRGDCWSDLVATRNSTDYLTVPWSSSRQTGWSYSDWYDLFNVNYFLQHMYEVLGVREETLRHYEGVARFWRAWFYYNKVRTFGAVPWYDEPIDAEDDEALYKARDSREFVMRKVLEDLSYAAANCSTDAAYTQSAQIDKWKALAFKSRVCLYEGTYRKYHAVDPSTGQPWQSDESEMYLQECVAACEELMSDGPYSLVNSPSAVQTQYRSLFISEQLNRQEIIWGREYSSSLGIYHEATWVFTSPTQSRWSMTRSLANMYLNLDGTRFTDNPDWDKVGFVDETANRDYRMMQSIVTPGYMKEVAGERVLTAPDMSVTLTGYQLIKWCFDDDLHTGTRSNNSLSILRYAEVLLNYAEASAELNGGILEPSIWERTIKPLRERAGVVGTQPQTADPYLASYYKVQSKDLLEIRRERAVELLLENLRYDDLMRWHEGELTRKEWQGIYIPAVGEPIDLNGDGQNDLCVINADTPSQNGVYYIDLCDGSYTLSEDTSGLLEYNLDRIWEEKMYVRPIPRTANGINPALGQNYGWTD; this comes from the coding sequence ATGAAAAAACAGATGCATAAAGTCGCAGCCGTCGCTCTGACCGCCCTGCTTGTCTCGTGCGATACGTTCCTGACCAAGGAGCCCATTGCGGAACTCGGTGCCGACACCTATTTCACCAATGAAAAGTCGCTGCAGTTGTATGCCGACGGTTTTCTGCAGAACATGATGCCGTCGCCCGAGACGCTTTTCCGCGGCGATTGCTGGTCCGATCTGGTTGCCACGCGCAATTCGACCGATTACCTGACGGTTCCCTGGTCATCGAGCCGTCAGACCGGCTGGAGTTATTCGGACTGGTATGACCTGTTCAATGTCAACTATTTTCTCCAGCACATGTACGAGGTTTTGGGCGTCCGCGAGGAGACGCTCCGCCACTACGAAGGTGTTGCCCGTTTCTGGCGTGCGTGGTTCTACTACAACAAGGTCCGCACGTTTGGTGCGGTGCCCTGGTACGACGAGCCGATCGACGCCGAGGATGACGAGGCGCTCTACAAGGCCCGCGATTCGCGCGAGTTCGTGATGCGCAAGGTGCTGGAGGACCTCAGCTACGCTGCCGCCAACTGCTCGACGGATGCCGCCTACACGCAGAGCGCCCAGATCGACAAGTGGAAGGCTTTGGCCTTCAAGTCGCGGGTCTGCCTCTACGAGGGCACCTACCGCAAGTACCACGCGGTCGATCCGTCGACGGGTCAGCCCTGGCAGAGTGACGAATCGGAGATGTACCTGCAGGAGTGTGTGGCAGCCTGCGAGGAGTTGATGAGTGACGGGCCCTATTCGCTGGTCAATTCGCCTTCGGCGGTGCAGACCCAGTATCGGTCGCTCTTCATCTCGGAGCAGCTGAACCGTCAGGAGATTATTTGGGGCCGGGAATACAGCTCCAGCCTGGGTATCTACCACGAGGCTACGTGGGTTTTCACCTCACCGACCCAGTCGCGCTGGTCAATGACGCGTTCGCTGGCCAACATGTATCTCAATCTCGACGGCACGCGCTTCACGGACAATCCCGACTGGGACAAGGTGGGATTCGTCGACGAGACGGCCAACCGCGACTACCGCATGATGCAGAGCATCGTGACGCCGGGTTACATGAAGGAGGTGGCCGGCGAGCGGGTGCTGACGGCCCCCGACATGTCGGTCACGCTGACGGGCTACCAGCTCATCAAGTGGTGCTTCGACGACGACCTGCATACCGGTACGCGCAGCAACAACAGCCTCTCGATCCTGCGTTATGCCGAGGTGCTGCTCAACTATGCCGAGGCGTCGGCCGAGCTGAACGGCGGCATTCTGGAGCCGTCGATCTGGGAGCGGACGATCAAGCCGCTGCGAGAGCGTGCCGGAGTCGTCGGGACGCAGCCCCAGACGGCCGATCCCTATTTGGCCTCCTACTACAAGGTCCAGAGCAAGGACCTGCTGGAGATCCGCCGCGAACGGGCCGTGGAGCTGCTGCTGGAGAACCTGCGCTACGACGACCTGATGCGCTGGCACGAGGGAGAACTAACCCGGAAGGAGTGGCAGGGCATCTATATCCCGGCCGTGGGCGAACCGATCGACCTAAACGGAGACGGACAGAACGATCTGTGTGTGATCAACGCCGACACGCCCAGCCAGAACGGCGTCTACTACATCGACCTGTGCGATGGCTCCTACACGCTGAGTGAGGACACCAGCGGGTTGTTGGAATACAACCTGGATCGGATCTGGGAGGAGAAGATGTACGTGCGTCCCATTCCCCGTACGGCCAACGGCATCAATCCGGCCCTTGGTCAGAACTACGGCTGGACGGATTGA
- a CDS encoding DeoR/GlpR family DNA-binding transcription regulator, which translates to MLSIAERRKYILDSLNKQGFVRIADIANELNVTRATIRKDMRFLESKQLLYRAHGSASPVNPHVSDVNVQVKSRINSEIKRKIGARAVKLIHENDSIIVASGSTLYAFAEVIRPIGHLNIVTPSLRVSMLLSEEPDITVLQLGGVLHGNSLSVRGEYAAQGFQNLICSKLFFGVDGIDSEFGITCATVEEATLTQKMMKAASQSIVLTDSSKIGRRGFGRICSIEDIDILITDNQLPAQIKSTLEAVGVDVITV; encoded by the coding sequence ATGTTAAGCATCGCCGAAAGACGGAAGTATATCCTCGACTCGCTCAACAAACAAGGATTCGTCCGCATTGCAGACATTGCCAACGAACTCAATGTCACCCGTGCCACAATCCGCAAGGACATGAGATTCCTCGAAAGCAAGCAGCTGCTCTATCGAGCGCACGGCAGCGCCAGTCCCGTCAATCCGCATGTCTCCGACGTCAACGTGCAGGTAAAAAGCCGCATCAACAGCGAAATCAAACGAAAAATCGGAGCTCGGGCCGTAAAACTCATCCACGAAAACGACTCGATCATCGTCGCGTCCGGATCCACGCTATACGCCTTTGCCGAGGTCATTCGCCCCATCGGTCATCTGAACATCGTCACACCCTCGCTGCGGGTTTCGATGCTGTTGAGTGAGGAACCCGACATCACGGTCCTGCAACTCGGAGGTGTGCTCCATGGAAATTCGCTCTCCGTACGCGGTGAATATGCAGCTCAGGGTTTTCAGAATCTAATCTGCTCCAAACTCTTTTTCGGAGTCGACGGCATCGATTCCGAATTCGGAATCACCTGCGCCACGGTCGAAGAGGCAACCCTGACGCAAAAAATGATGAAAGCAGCATCCCAGAGTATCGTGCTGACCGACTCCTCAAAAATCGGACGCAGAGGATTCGGCCGCATCTGCTCGATCGAGGATATCGACATCCTGATCACGGACAACCAACTCCCGGCACAGATCAAATCCACGCTTGAGGCGGTCGGGGTCGATGTCATCACGGTCTGA
- a CDS encoding DUF6064 family protein gives METFWNTIADYNAATWPAQLLLVGIGAVLTLLLYKRPSPAVRTAMKIYMAVLNFWIAGVYYLVWCRPREYHDLLALFWAIMGCIWLYDLAMKHASLERTKHHTIFARLLFVMPLVYPLCSLALGRSFPMITSPVMPCSVAVFTVGLMLAFSERINIVLAMFLCHWALIGLSKVYFFGIPEDYLLACSVVPALYLFFREYIQSLENRPAKPSPRVLNGLLGLLCAIIGGFFAFTLLHQFNLFSEI, from the coding sequence ATGGAAACCTTCTGGAACACGATTGCCGACTACAACGCCGCCACCTGGCCCGCCCAACTGCTGCTGGTCGGAATCGGCGCCGTGCTGACCCTGCTGCTCTACAAACGCCCCTCGCCCGCCGTGCGCACGGCCATGAAGATCTACATGGCCGTGCTCAACTTCTGGATTGCCGGGGTCTACTACCTCGTCTGGTGCCGACCGCGGGAATATCACGACTTGCTGGCCCTGTTCTGGGCCATCATGGGATGCATCTGGCTCTACGACCTCGCCATGAAGCACGCCTCGCTCGAACGGACCAAACACCATACGATTTTCGCCCGGCTGCTCTTCGTCATGCCGCTCGTCTACCCGCTCTGTTCGCTGGCCCTGGGGCGCTCGTTCCCGATGATCACCTCGCCCGTCATGCCCTGCTCCGTGGCAGTCTTCACCGTAGGGCTGATGCTCGCCTTCTCGGAACGCATCAACATCGTCCTGGCCATGTTCCTCTGCCACTGGGCCCTGATCGGACTCTCGAAAGTCTACTTTTTCGGAATCCCCGAGGATTATCTGCTGGCCTGCAGCGTCGTCCCGGCACTCTATCTCTTCTTCCGCGAATACATCCAAAGCCTCGAAAACCGGCCCGCAAAACCCTCCCCGCGCGTCCTCAACGGATTGCTGGGACTTCTCTGCGCAATCATCGGCGGATTCTTCGCCTTCACGCTGCTGCACCAGTTCAACCTCTTCTCAGAGATTTGA
- a CDS encoding L-ribulose-5-phosphate 4-epimerase produces MDLDTLKERVFRANLALVDHKLVIFTWGNVSGIDRDRGLVVIKPSGVPYERLTVSQMVVLDLEGHVLQGTLNPSSDTPTHLEIYRAFPEVGGVVHTHSTYATAWAQAKRPIPVCGTTHADYFYGEIPCTRQMTREEVWGEYERETGKLIVETFRGLNPMHTPSVLVANHGPFSWGRSPEEAVHNSVVLEQVAKMAYVSQSLNPEMPMSEMLTEKHFTRKHGANAYYGQKHPLPDSDSQPTASTICL; encoded by the coding sequence ATGGATCTGGATACGTTGAAAGAGCGTGTTTTTCGCGCAAATCTTGCATTGGTCGATCATAAGCTGGTTATTTTTACCTGGGGAAACGTGAGCGGTATTGATCGGGACCGCGGACTCGTTGTCATCAAGCCGAGCGGGGTTCCGTATGAACGGTTGACCGTGTCGCAGATGGTCGTGTTGGATCTTGAGGGGCATGTTCTGCAGGGGACGCTCAATCCCTCGTCCGACACTCCGACCCATCTTGAAATATACAGGGCTTTTCCCGAGGTCGGGGGAGTCGTCCATACGCATTCCACCTACGCTACGGCCTGGGCCCAGGCCAAACGTCCGATTCCGGTCTGCGGGACTACCCATGCCGACTATTTCTATGGTGAGATTCCGTGTACGCGCCAGATGACCCGGGAAGAGGTGTGGGGCGAGTACGAACGGGAGACCGGAAAACTGATCGTCGAAACCTTTCGGGGCCTGAATCCGATGCATACGCCGTCGGTGCTGGTTGCCAACCACGGACCTTTCTCCTGGGGTCGTTCTCCCGAAGAGGCTGTACATAATAGCGTGGTCCTGGAGCAGGTAGCCAAAATGGCCTATGTAAGCCAGTCGCTGAACCCCGAGATGCCGATGAGCGAGATGCTCACGGAGAAGCATTTTACGCGTAAACACGGGGCGAATGCCTATTACGGGCAGAAGCATCCGCTGCCCGATTCCGACAGCCAGCCAACCGCTTCAACGATCTGCCTATGA
- a CDS encoding BACON domain-containing protein translates to MATSSLLALFLSTMSGCVKDPEVSGLTRNTDELTFPYNQSVQTFTVRNNGPWSVSSDADWLTFSPAEGGGRRNQLRICLCDGRTQHR, encoded by the coding sequence ATGGCAACAAGCTCCCTGTTGGCATTGTTTCTGTCGACGATGAGCGGATGCGTGAAAGATCCCGAAGTCTCCGGACTGACCCGCAATACGGATGAACTGACATTCCCCTACAACCAGTCGGTCCAAACCTTCACGGTCCGCAACAACGGTCCGTGGAGCGTATCGAGCGACGCCGACTGGCTCACCTTCTCCCCGGCAGAGGGGGGTGGGCGACGGAACCAACTACGAATATGTCTATGTGACGGCCGGACACAACACCGGTGA
- a CDS encoding TonB-dependent receptor has protein sequence MKLSYTSSNPHGSRRCLVLFAMLFACCCLALPTAAQQSGTVTGTVSDETGAPLPGVAITVSGTSRGTTTDNDGRYSIRADRADKLNFNFLGYKPYTMTVGTQTQIDVQLTVDNTNLDEVVVVGYGLQRRRDIVGAVETIKGDLIAERKTANVSRALQGQIPGLTLTFSDGKPSRNATIRIRGVENSIGAGGSALTLVDGVEADMNTINPSDIESITVLKDASSTAVYGAKGTFGVILITTKTPEAGSVRVTYDGSYSIFTRTVEPQTVNNGLAWTDAFLESYRGRYNANPSSINNAMNPFTSDWYNELVKRNSDSSYEKWRVNGQGRYEYFGNYDWHDIVYRDWTSGQQHNLSVSGGGKVAKFLVSGRYFQQDGVYNYGDEDYKQYNIRGKINIQITPWLTLDNSLDFMKRKIFQPRVAEGNQLIQRQMEIVGAPLIGATNADGTWTNAATYIGIAGFDEGTSWEKYAKNDIRESASLTAHLIKDVLVAKADFAYFYNHTDRSRARNLCTYYYGPELSATQPATSQYRDYDYDTDQWTTSATLTYTPKLGDKHKLSIMGGFNAEEETVMRTYLYREGIIIPEKVNPSLIDGDQVTWQDNGSYSASLAGFFYRLHYGYKSKYLVEVSGRYDGNSKFPSNQRWGFFPSASVGWRISEESFMASTRNWLDNLKIRLSAGTAGNGLISDAYAYLPLMELNMSSVVSGGSTFRYTQSPAPVPDGLTWEKATTYNIGLDFEAFNGRLNFVGDIYRRNTTDMYVVGAELPAVYGNQAPKGNYADMRTDGWEASISWRDNFRLAGKEFHYSIRAAVWDSESIITKYTSKTGTLPTIYKTNYYEGMTLGEIWGYKVLGLFESDEEAINWADQSKFQYFVGDWKKGDLKLADVDNSYVIDNGSNTIDDHGDLVKIGNTSPRYCYSLTTSFNWNGIGLSLMWQGVGKRDWYPAKDSGYFWGKYGRAYGFYLPWQDENNRYTDENGNTSAYWPRLRGYQAEHVNGIMSNANDRYLQDASYIRLKNLTLDYTFPKRIAQKLRMQSLRIYFVGENLWTYSPLQKYAKNFDPEGISAGDADFASTVGTNGDGYGYPVMRTFTFGVNVTF, from the coding sequence ATGAAACTGAGTTATACATCCAGTAATCCCCACGGTAGCCGCCGTTGCCTGGTGTTGTTTGCCATGCTGTTTGCATGTTGCTGCCTGGCGTTGCCGACTGCTGCCCAACAGAGCGGAACTGTGACAGGCACGGTCTCCGATGAAACCGGTGCACCGCTGCCCGGAGTTGCTATCACCGTATCAGGGACCAGCCGAGGCACGACGACCGACAACGACGGCCGTTATTCGATTCGAGCCGACCGTGCCGATAAACTGAATTTCAACTTTCTGGGCTATAAGCCCTATACAATGACGGTCGGGACCCAGACGCAAATCGATGTCCAGTTGACCGTTGACAATACGAATCTCGACGAGGTCGTGGTGGTTGGTTACGGCCTCCAGCGCCGGCGTGACATCGTCGGCGCGGTCGAGACCATCAAGGGCGATCTGATTGCCGAGCGGAAAACGGCGAATGTTTCTCGAGCCTTGCAGGGTCAGATTCCAGGTCTGACGCTGACCTTCTCCGACGGTAAACCCTCCCGAAATGCCACTATCCGCATTCGCGGAGTCGAAAACTCGATCGGAGCCGGAGGTAGCGCCCTGACGCTTGTCGATGGAGTCGAGGCCGACATGAACACCATTAACCCGAGTGACATCGAATCCATTACGGTGCTCAAGGATGCCTCGTCGACGGCGGTTTACGGAGCCAAGGGAACGTTCGGCGTCATCCTCATCACGACGAAGACGCCCGAAGCCGGCAGTGTCCGAGTCACCTACGATGGCAGTTACTCGATCTTCACGCGGACGGTCGAACCGCAGACCGTTAATAACGGACTGGCCTGGACGGATGCTTTTCTGGAGTCTTACCGGGGCCGTTACAATGCAAATCCGTCGAGTATCAATAACGCGATGAATCCTTTCACCTCGGACTGGTACAACGAACTGGTGAAGCGCAACTCCGACAGCAGCTACGAAAAGTGGCGAGTCAACGGTCAGGGCCGTTACGAATACTTCGGCAACTACGACTGGCACGATATCGTCTATCGCGACTGGACCTCGGGCCAGCAGCATAACCTCAGTGTGAGCGGAGGCGGGAAGGTGGCCAAATTCCTCGTTTCGGGGCGTTATTTCCAGCAGGACGGGGTTTACAACTATGGCGACGAGGACTACAAGCAGTACAATATCCGGGGGAAGATCAACATTCAGATCACCCCGTGGCTGACGCTGGACAACAGCCTCGACTTCATGAAGCGCAAGATCTTCCAGCCTCGCGTTGCGGAGGGCAACCAGCTGATCCAACGTCAGATGGAAATTGTGGGAGCCCCGCTGATCGGGGCGACGAACGCCGACGGAACCTGGACCAATGCGGCGACCTACATCGGCATCGCCGGTTTTGACGAGGGGACCTCGTGGGAGAAGTACGCGAAGAATGACATCCGCGAAAGCGCCTCGCTGACGGCCCATCTGATCAAGGACGTCCTGGTTGCCAAGGCCGATTTCGCCTATTTCTACAACCACACCGATCGCAGCCGCGCCCGCAACCTCTGCACCTACTACTATGGTCCGGAACTGAGCGCCACGCAGCCTGCTACCTCGCAGTACCGCGACTACGACTACGACACCGACCAGTGGACGACCTCTGCGACGCTGACCTATACCCCCAAACTGGGAGACAAGCATAAGCTCTCGATTATGGGAGGTTTCAACGCCGAGGAGGAGACCGTCATGCGGACCTACCTTTATCGTGAAGGGATCATCATCCCCGAGAAGGTCAACCCGAGCCTGATCGACGGGGATCAGGTCACCTGGCAGGACAATGGCAGTTATTCGGCATCCCTGGCGGGTTTCTTCTATCGCCTGCACTATGGCTACAAGAGCAAATACCTGGTCGAGGTGAGCGGCCGTTATGACGGAAACTCGAAATTCCCGAGCAACCAGCGCTGGGGCTTTTTCCCGTCGGCTTCGGTCGGATGGCGCATCTCCGAGGAGAGTTTCATGGCCTCGACGCGCAACTGGCTCGACAACCTCAAGATCCGACTCTCGGCCGGAACGGCCGGCAACGGTCTGATCAGCGACGCCTACGCCTATCTTCCGCTCATGGAGCTGAACATGTCGTCGGTAGTGAGCGGCGGTTCTACCTTCCGCTATACGCAGAGTCCGGCACCCGTACCTGACGGGCTGACCTGGGAGAAGGCCACGACCTACAACATCGGTCTCGATTTCGAAGCCTTCAACGGCCGCCTGAACTTCGTGGGCGACATCTACCGCCGCAATACGACGGACATGTACGTTGTCGGAGCCGAGCTTCCGGCCGTCTACGGCAACCAGGCCCCGAAGGGCAACTACGCCGACATGCGTACCGACGGTTGGGAAGCCAGCATCTCCTGGCGCGACAACTTCCGTCTGGCGGGCAAGGAGTTCCACTACAGCATCCGAGCTGCGGTGTGGGACAGCGAGAGCATCATCACCAAATATACCAGCAAGACCGGAACGCTCCCGACGATCTACAAGACAAACTATTATGAGGGCATGACCCTGGGCGAGATCTGGGGTTACAAGGTGCTCGGGCTCTTCGAGAGCGACGAGGAGGCGATAAATTGGGCCGATCAGAGCAAGTTCCAGTACTTTGTGGGAGACTGGAAGAAGGGCGACCTGAAGCTGGCCGACGTGGATAACAGCTACGTGATCGACAACGGTTCGAATACGATCGACGACCACGGCGACCTGGTGAAGATCGGCAACACCTCGCCGCGTTACTGCTACAGCCTCACCACGTCGTTCAACTGGAACGGCATCGGTCTGAGTCTGATGTGGCAGGGCGTGGGCAAGCGCGACTGGTATCCGGCCAAGGATTCGGGTTATTTCTGGGGCAAATACGGCCGTGCCTACGGTTTCTACCTTCCGTGGCAGGACGAGAACAACCGTTATACCGATGAGAATGGCAATACGTCGGCCTACTGGCCCCGGCTGCGCGGTTACCAGGCCGAGCACGTCAACGGTATCATGTCGAATGCCAATGACCGTTATCTGCAGGATGCCAGCTACATCCGCCTGAAGAACCTCACGCTCGACTACACCTTCCCCAAGCGGATTGCCCAGAAGTTGCGTATGCAGTCGCTGCGGATCTATTTCGTCGGGGAGAACCTCTGGACCTATTCGCCGCTGCAGAAGTATGCCAAGAACTTCGATCCCGAAGGGATCAGTGCCGGTGATGCCGACTTTGCCAGCACGGTCGGAACCAACGGCGACGGATACGGCTATCCGGTCATGCGAACCTTCACGTTCGGTGTCAATGTCACTTTCTAA